Below is a genomic region from Balaenoptera ricei isolate mBalRic1 chromosome 3, mBalRic1.hap2, whole genome shotgun sequence.
ccAGGAGCCGGCCGCCTCCACCCCCATGACCCTGGATGTGTGCCTGGCTCAACTGACCCCGCAGTGCTGGCTCCTCACCCGAGGTGGTGGTGGCCGTGGCCCGCATGGCCTGCCTCTGGGTCTGCAGCCCGTGTGCTGTGCTGCGCACGGTCCTTTGTTGAGCTTCCAGCAGCGCTGCcggcccctccccttcccagcagCACCTCCTTCAGCCTGCAGAGCGCGTCTGGGCACACGCCTCACTTCCACCCCCAGTTTCCTTCCTCATGACAACCAATCCTCCAGAGCTGGCCCATCTGCTTGCGGGGGCCCTTGgtaggctgggggaggggcccaggACCCCAAGGCACCAAAGCAGGGTCAAATCTGCCCGTCACCCTTGCCTGTGAAACAAGGCCCTGCACTTCCACTGCCCAGGGTCGGGGAAATGGGCCCAGGCTTCGGGCAGAAACCAGGCCCACCATTTCAAGCGCAGACTAAGACTCATGAGAAATCGGTTTATTAGAGGGGGAGGTTAGGAAAACAGTTCTCCTTTATGAAAGGAAACCGAGGGCTGCACCTGGAGGCCCAGGAGGTGGGGAGCCCAGGGCAGCATTTCTCAGGCCCCAATCTGGGGCATTCCACCTGCCACCCAGGCTTGGCCTCAGGCTACTCTCTTAGGTGGCCACGGTCGGCCTCGCCTGTGGTCCCGGGCAGCCCCTCTGGGTCCCACCTTGGCCTGGGCCCCCGGGTGTCTGCCCTTGGCCTTTGGAGGCCTCCGGTCACTGCCTCGGTCTGGCTTCCGTTCGTTTACCCGTCGCTTCTTGCCTGGGGGCCCGGCAGGCCGCCTCCACTTGGCTGCctttgggaacatgtctgtgggaAGAGACTGTGTCAGGGCCAGCAGGGCACAGGGACAGACAAGCCCACGGTGCCCAGCTACACCGACCCCTGCCCGCCACACACCCTCATCAGGCTCCTTGCCCACAGCCTGGCGGAAATACTCGgcctcatcctcctcttcctcttgctGGCTGACCCCCTCTGCCTCTGGAGGGGCCCCGGGGTCCTCTGCATCGCTGTCCCCATCAGCCTCTGCCTGTGCCCGCTTCATGCCCGCCAGGCtcttcttcctggaggaggaacaTTGGTCAACGTGGCAGCCTGCGCCTGGGACGCCGCCTCATCCGCCTGGTGACCACACACTTGTGGGCCTCTCGCCGCTCTCGCTTGCGCTGAACGTTCTGGGCCTGCTGGTCCTGCCTCTGGGCCTTGAGCCGCAGCTTCTCCTCCTTGGCTGCCAGGATGGCCTGCAGTTCCTCCTCTGTTTTGTGCACTAAATGGGAAGAGACAGCCACTGAGACCTTCACCAAGATCCAGGTGAGCCCCCCAGCACCTTGAGACCCACCATCGATCAGGCCTCAGACCCCGCTGCCCCTCCAGCCCCGTCCTCACCAAAACTGTGGAACAGCACGTTCCCTTCTCCTACACCCTCCTGGATCTTGATGAGCTGCAGTGTCATCCGAGGCCCGATCTGGAGGAacgggggaggtgggtgggggaggctGTGTCAGTCCCTCCTTGAGACCAGGGGAAGCCACCGGGCCTGCCCCGGGCTGGGCCTCACCTCGGTGAGCCGCACGGCGCTCTGCTGGGCCCGCATGTTGCCGCGTCCTGCCACGGCCTGGGGCAGCTCCGTGATATTGTGCTCGCCGTCCGGCTCCGCTTCACTCTCGGACAGCCCTGCGCCCCTGTGCAGGGCACACACGGGGCTCAGCAGGGGATCCCAGGTTCCTGGGACAGCTCTGGGGCCCGCTGGTGTGCGGtggccccccgcccccaccctgaGCCCTCCTCACGTCGCCAGCAGCTCACTGACGTCCTGCAAGCGACTCATGTTGGGGAACTTCTCCTGAAGAAGTTTCTTCATCCCACGACTTGCACCCACAGGGACAACTCTGATGCTACTGCAGGGGTCAGAGCGAGGGAGAACGGGGGTCAGGAGCCATGGGGTCGCGCGTCAGCTCCACCCCCCACCAACCCTTTCCACGGTCCATCAGAGCGTGTACTTTGAAATTAAGCAATCACAGAGGCTCAGCAGCCGTGCTGTCATCGGCCGAAGAGCGGGGCCACACCCGCCACCCCACCCCAGACTCACTAATGGCGGAAATCCAGCTCCTGGGAGTCAGGGTTGTAGTTGATGAGAAGGCAGCGCTTGATGGTGTTCAGGTTCACCTGGACgggagagaagagaaggcacGGCACCACATGAGCTGCACCCAGGCCCCACTGTGTGCTGCAGCCCATGCCAAGCCCCGGCTATGGCTGCACTCCTGAAACTTCACAGTAAAAGGGCACGGAGTGCTGACAGCACTGCAGGGATGGATGGGGCTGCAATTGGTGTCTGTGGGCTCCCTGGACATTGGCTAGAAATCCTGGTTCCGAGGCCCACTGAGGCCGTTGACACCGGACTTCCTGGTGACTGGCATCTAACAAGGCTAATTTGAGATCCACTGGTGCCAGGGATTAGAAGCACGGGCTCTGCAGCCAGACAGAGTTTAAAAATCTGGTCCTGCCTTCTTGTCCCTCGTATCTGACCTGAGACTAGTGACTTCACCTctgtcagcctcagtttccccctctgtaaaatggagccacAATACACGCTACTCTACTTAGATCGCATTCAACGCGCATTTAGGAAATAAAGCACTATGGGCATCGTTTTCCACCTGCCAGATGGGATGGCAGCTCACGGGGGAAGCCTCTTGCCCAGTGTCACAGAACGTTATGAGTGGGATTCGACCCCAGAACCCGGAGTTCTCAGCCTCAGTGCTAGGAGGTGAAGACTGAGCAATCAACCCAAGGGCCTGTGCATGGTAACTATTGCCTGCCCCACCACCTGCCACCACGCCTGGCCCAGCCCACCTTGTGCACGTTGATGGAGGGGAACAGGTTCTGGAACATGGTGGCCATGAGCTTCACGTGCATGCCGTGGGGGCCAAAGCTGTTGAGCAccaggaggggagggtgggcaaACTGCTGCTCGTGCATGCGGTGACGTCGCAGCGAAGAAACCACATCACGCACCAAGGTGTACTGCAGGACAGGGTGACGAGTGGGTGACCGCCAAGCACACGTGGCTGGGGCAATCCCCAAACCCAGCTCCTACCCCTCGGAGGCCTCATACCACCTCTAGTCCTTACCTTGTTGATCCGGAAGGTTAAGGTAGGGCCTCCCGGGAGGCGCATCAGCTTCTACAGAAAAAAAGGATCAGTGAGGGTCGAGGTGTCCAGCTAGGGAGCAAGGGGAATGGGAACCTCTGCCCATCTCTTCAGAGCGTTTACTTTGAAGCCAGAATCACGGCAGCTCAGAGGCACAAGGGGTCATCAtgagagctgggggaggaggagggggtgggggagtgagggGTGAGAGCATCCACTCACAAAGTAGACACTGGTCTCCGTTTTGCTCAAGATCAGGAAGTGTGTGACCCCAAGGGGCCCAGCCACTGCTACACAATCTTTCAGAGAGTTTTTCTTTCGAATCTAGAAAcgacaaaaagaaaaagggatgaTCACTGATATCCCCTTATTGAGCAAAGCCTATACGCTTAAGCTGTTATGCCCTTTCTTGCATTTAATCCTCGGAAgaaaggggggaggagagaagagtggAATGCTCTTGGCTTCTACAGCCAGTCAGACTTGAATCTGAGCACCGCCTCTGTCCCTCGACACTGTGTGTCaccacattttgcagatgagccaactgaggcccagacaggttaagtaacttgatcgAGGCCTTTGAGAGAAGCCAGCTTTGCTGATTCCAGAATCCCCTCTTAACCACCAGCCCTAGGCACCCAGCCAAGCTGGGTGCGTTCATCTGCTCGCCCTCGCTGCTGCCACTCagagccctgagaggcaggcacgATGGTCCCCATAAGGGTTCCTTTCTCCggccagggagactgaggcctCGCGCGGTTTCGAGGATGGAGCCACCCCCGCAGAAGACGGGGCCCACGGCGGGTGGAGGTGGGCTGGGCGATGCAGACCTGCAGGCGGGTGGCGGTGAGCGGCTCCATGACCCGCCGCAAGTCCAGGCTGAGCTGTCGGACGCTGCGACCTGTGCGGCCCCGAGCGAACACGAAAGAGTGCGGCTGTGCGGCATAGGCCTCGAGGTTGCGGAGGTGCGCCTGGGCGCGCGCCCGCTTCTGGTGCCGGGACTGCGGGGGCGAGAGGCGAGAGGTGAGCACCGCGGCCACCGCCGGGACCCCGCCCGCGCTGCCCACTTTCCCGGCCGCCGCGCCTCACCCGCCCCGACTGCCCCATGCCACCGTTTCTTCCTCGAGGTCTCTTCTGCTGGCTGCTTCCGGCGCCGCACAGCTCACTTCCGGCGCCGGCGAGGCGATTACGTGAGGGGCCGCTGCGTGATGACGTCACCACATGGGCATGCGCACCAGGTCGCGGGAAATCTCCTCGGGCGGGTTGCTATGGAGACACCTGGTGCCTGTTTCTGTGGAaaccggggtggggggcacggATCGAAATGAGCCGTGGGTTCGAATCCCGCCTCCGCCATTTCCACCAGCTGTGCGATTTTGAGACACACGTTCTCCACTCCAAGGCTCCTAAAGTATCCCAAAGTGAGGAGGATCATCATTTCCTCTCTGACCCGCGAGTTAAGAGAGATGATGTATGCACAATACTTGGCACACTGGCGCCAGGCACTTGGGGGCCTGAGAAGGGGATAGCACCTTGGCAGTTACTCATCTGGGCTCCAGTTCCTGAGGACCGGCTGTCCCCCGCGGGGGCCCTGTCTGCGGACGGGCTGAGGGATGGAAATTCCACATCACCTTCTGGAAATTCAGAGCAAGGCGGGAGCTTCGTGAATAATTCACCCCCTCCCAGTTTCCGCTCAAAGCCCCAGCCTTGGCCTCAGGCCTCTGGCTTCTTCCCCAGAACCTTCGGGTGGGGGGAAGAGATCCCCCAACATCCCCTGTTCCATCTGTTTCCTTCCCCCATCTGTCTCCCCTCCCCatttgcctcccctcccccatttgtCTCCCCACCCTTTGCCTCCCCTCTCCTATCTGTCTCCCCACTCCAATTCTTTCTCCTCTGCCCCCTTCTGTCTCCCCGTCCCCATCCCTGtcttctccctgtctctgtctccctctccccagctctgtCCTTGC
It encodes:
- the LOC132363082 gene encoding suppressor of SWI4 1 homolog isoform X2, which encodes MGQSGRSRHQKRARAQAHLRNLEAYAAQPHSFVFARGRTGRSVRQLSLDLRRVMEPLTATRLQIRKKNSLKDCVAVAGPLGVTHFLILSKTETSVYFKLMRLPGGPTLTFRINKYTLVRDVVSSLRRHRMHEQQFAHPPLLVLNSFGPHGMHVKLMATMFQNLFPSINVHKVNLNTIKRCLLINYNPDSQELDFRHYSIRVVPVGASRGMKKLLQEKFPNMSRLQDVSELLATGAGLSESEAEPDGEHNITELPQAVAGRGNMRAQQSAVRLTEIGPRMTLQLIKIQEGVGEGNVLFHSFVHKTEEELQAILAAKEEKLRLKAQRQDQQAQNVQRKRERREAHKKKSLAGMKRAQAEADGDSDAEDPGAPPEAEGVSQQEEEEDEAEYFRQAVGKEPDEDMFPKAAKWRRPAGPPGKKRRVNERKPDRGPTRCPANFSAAADHILSGFQDFLWPMLVAVFLVALAGNSLALYRFCTQEHRPWHPAVIFSAQLAVSDLLYALTLPPLAAYFYPPKHWRYGEAACRLERFLFTCNLLGSVIFISCISLNRYLGIVHPFFTHSQLRPKHAWAISAAGWALAALLAAPMLSFSHLSGPQQKGKCTVDTPDACIKCLGTADDNQLEAYRVYSLALVALGCGLPLLLSLVAYGALGQAVQQSHGMTAANKLRVMVLVASGIALYASSYVPYYVTGVLNVYARQRWRALCPGFASVDQAKAALGWRTYMAHQVTRGLVPLAICVHPLLYMAVVPSLYCCRRRCPGCGQGQAPENAEYSGQALPLNVTATPKTSGPQSPELSP